The DNA sequence tttttattttatcccCTACATAGATATGCATTCTTACAAAAGTCAAGAAACAGAAGGGACAAATGCAAAGTTTAGGATAGGATGTAAATTGTAAATTGGTGAGCATAAATAAATGTACATATGGGGCATAGAAGTAAATAACCCTTAAATTAGAAgaattttaaaccaaaaaaacccttaaattaaaagaaaatgattatAGATCATTGTGCTTTTATGAATccatgtattattatattatttcaatcatttcttcaaaatatatatatatatatatatatatacagatttaATATAGTAACGTTACAATGAGAACACTATAATAAGGATATCCTATATAGCAgccatattaattaaaaatatttacacatcattaattatcaatttaaataattataaaacacAATTAACACCTATAACTAAAAAAATCCTTTctcagtttaaaaaaaaaaaaaaaaaaaaaaaaaaacagacagacaaaaataaaacaaaaaacaccgGTAAAGTTTTGTCCGTCCACCTATCTGCTTGCTTCGGCTGGTGACTGCTGGTATCTTCTTCTACCCGCGGGTATCTTCTTCTACACACTGCTGGCATCTTCTTCTACCTGCTGGTATTACTATGAAATCTTCTACCCACTGCTGGCATCTTCTTCTACGCGCTGGTGCCTGCTGATATTACTATGAAATGGGCATTTTGCATGAGGATTTGGTTCTCATTAGCCAAGCAGAGAAACCAGGAGATCCCACTGTGATTACTGTGAATTGCCCACTGGTCTGGGTTGTGATTTGTGCAGGATTATATTGTGGTTTGGATTGAGGATTTGCAGAGCAGGTAACAATTCTGGGctctgttttttttaattattttattttattattattttttttgggcgtgcttttcttttcaatttaatcGAATCATTTTGAGCTTTTTAGTAAGTGGAATTTGGgatttatatataacaaattggAGGAAGAAAATGTTTATTGTTAGGATCTGAAGCTGTTGATAATAGAGGTTAAGAAGAAGGGgtaattgtatttttctttttttttttttttttttttttgggaaaattttgATGGGATCAAAGATGTAAAGAGAAATGGATAATAGATAACGGATCTTTCTGttagttttgtttttctgtctgcaaaagtttctaaagaatttcaGGAACTTGCACATGTGCCAATTGTAAATAATTGATTACCATGTAAGCAAGCATGATAAGGAAAAAAGAGCCTGAAGGTGGAGACAAAAGGTACGGTTATAATAATTTAGTCAAAAAAGAAAGGTACTGTTATAATAGTTCACATTCAAAAACAAAGCTCAAagctttaaataaataaaataaaaaaacatttattttgatcgattaaaatattaatatatatgtgtgtttatGTTGAAAGCATAATTGATCATGGTGCAATTAACAAAAGCCAACGTTGGAGACCATTGAACAAGATAAGAGaaataaaaacacaataatCATGGATGGAGTGCAAAGGATATAATCCGTTAATTAAATAATCCCTGAATTGCAAAAGATATAATCCTTGGATTAAATAATCATGTTCTTACTGCTCTCTTGTTGAAGTTTCTCAGAGTCAATTTTCCAAACAGTTGAGGAGTGCAATTTTGCATAAGCAACAAgtggaaaagtaaaaataaacaagCATACTTGATCCTTTTGATCCTTGGGCAAATGTAGACGTATTtacaacttattattattattattattatttgttttttggtgaaCGTATTTACAACTGCATTAGACATATTTACTGAAGTAGAcaatataatttgtcaaaaaatcgTATTACATATGTTGGTTCTTTGAACAATTTTTTCATTAAGTCatcgaaattttatttatggaattgatcATAAATCCTTTTGATTTCCTTTCCTTCACTAGTATATTAATAATCACATGGTAATAATGAGATAACTTTTTTCCAAGTATAAAAATTGTCACCAAACCCACCATGCATGTAATATATAAGGGATAAGCATTCACAACCAATAaggtaaatgtatatatatacatttcaaaaaattagaaaaattacaaattacaaaaCGCACAAATATGGTGCCGTATTGAAGCTCGTTTTAGGACGTTTGGTAAAGAATGGTAGGAACGATACAgtttttcttcaatatttttcttgtctTTCTCTGTCTGTCTGTTTCTCTCCGGTTTCGATTCCAATCTCATCCGCCAGAAAACCAGAGAGAGAGCTCTTCCACGAAGACCTTTCTCGGTTTTCCATCAATGGCGTCCTCCATTCAACCTTTCCTCACGATTtccctcttcctcttcctcttccacgTCGTTTCTTCCCAACCATCCATCATCCAAATCTGGCCGGAAAACCGCATTCCCGACCACCAATCGCCTCGTTCCGACGGTGATTCCTTGTTCTGCGACAGCTGGAGATTATCCGTCGAGACCAACAACGCCGGGTACTGGTCAACCATTCCTGTCAGGTGCGTCGACTTCGTGAAGGATTACGTAACCGGCAACCGATACCTTTCCGACTCGGCCGTCGCTTCCAGTGACTCGTTGTTGTTCGCTAAGAATGTGGAGATCGACGGCAGTGGATTCGACGCTTGGGTTTTCGACATCGATGAGACTTTGCTTTCCAATTTGCCATACTACGAGGCCCATGGATTCGGGTAAGTTTGTTTTCGGTAAGTGTTTCTTGGCCGTTGGATTGCTTGAATATTTTACGTTTGACCATCGATTTCTTTTACCCAAAGCAAAATTTAATTGAGCAGAACCACCAAGATTTTGGGGAAATTTTGTTTGTCGGTTtggtgatttttatttttgtggtgtGTGGGTTAGACAAGTGGCTACTCTATGACTTCTTCATTGGTGTATTGGATAggacatttattttttctttaatgtcGTAGAGGAGGACTGTACTGTATAATGTTGCTTTCCAGTTAATGATTCTGTAGGGAACAATTACAATGTGTGCACacccaccaaaaaataaaaagaaagttgCTCACTTCTTGGCAaagtgatcttttttttttttttttaatttttttttt is a window from the Ziziphus jujuba cultivar Dongzao chromosome 11, ASM3175591v1 genome containing:
- the LOC107432835 gene encoding acid phosphatase 1; translated protein: MVGTIQFFFNIFLVFLCLSVSLRFRFQSHPPENQRESSSTKTFLGFPSMASSIQPFLTISLFLFLFHVVSSQPSIIQIWPENRIPDHQSPRSDGDSLFCDSWRLSVETNNAGYWSTIPVRCVDFVKDYVTGNRYLSDSAVASSDSLLFAKNVEIDGSGFDAWVFDIDETLLSNLPYYEAHGFGSESFNETAFDEWVDLAEAPALPASLSLYKELEQLGFTIFLLTGRGEYQRNVTVENLLSAGYSNWKRLILRESSDQGKPAIVYKSEKRLELINEGYKIHGSSGDQWSDLLGFALAQRSFKLPNPMYYIA